ATCGTCTCGCGCCCAAGGGCGCGGTAGCCAAAAGTCGGGGCAAGATGGCTATGAATACTCCCGAGACGTCCGCCGTTTCCATTCCATCGGATCACGTGCTGAACGATGCCACACTCGCCAGTCTTGAAATCATGGGAAAACGCTCTTCCTTCATACCCGAACTCATACATGGTTTTCTCCATGACACGGAAGGATTGCTGGAGAACATGGAAAAGGCCATACGGGCGAAACGCTACGAGGACTTCAAGGACCTCGCGCACGCCATGAAGGGCAGCGCCGGCAGCGTGGGTGCACAGTCGCTCTACGACATCTGTTCAGGAATATCCGGCATCTCGGACGAGACACTGGGCAAGAAATCCTCTGCGCTGATGCATGACCTGGTCACGCAGTACGAATCGGCGCGTTACGAGCTGCTGGCTTATCTCGAGCGACGCGCGGCCGGTTAACCAACCGACTCAGGCAAGCTGTTGTTCCTCGACGACAGGTCGCAGAATCGCCAGCTTCTCCTGGGTCCGAGCAATCCGTTCCATCACCCGCAGATCCCGTTCGCCGAGCTGTAACGCCGAATCAACCCAGATGGTGACAATGCGCATCAGCTCATCGTAGCTGATGGGATGATAGGTCCGTCGGACCTTGTGGACGGCTTCATGGCCAATATGCGCGCGGTTGTACTTTTTCATATAGGCATATACGGCCTCTTCCCCCTGATCGTTTTCGGCCAGCACGTCCACCACACCCATCTCGTAGAGCTCCTCGGCGGAATACATACGTCCGCTCAGGATCATGCGCTCGGCACGCGCCGGGTCGAGTTTGCGCGCCAGCAGGCTGTAAGCACCCATCCCGGGGAAAAGATTGAAAAGAATTTCCGGCAGCCCCATCTGCGCCCGACGCTCGGCGATCAGAACCCGGCTGGTCAGCGCACCTTCAAAGCCGCCGCCAAATGCATCGCCCTGCACCAGTGAGATCGTGGTAATCGGCAGATGATAACCCACGTGCAGCAAGTCAATGCAGGCCTTGGCATAACGAAAAAGTCCTTCACGATCGCCAGCGCGGATCAGCGTCAGGAACAACGCCAGATCGCCGCCGAGACTGAAAACACCGGGTATACGTGAAGCTACTACCAAAAACCGCAGTCCACTGCGCTTGCCATGTTCGGTCTCATGTCTCACGCACTGCTCAATACTGCGGTGGAAATGTTCCAGCTCGGAAATGAGCTCAGGTGTGTAACAGGGACGAGAGGCTGGTCGCATATAGCACCAAGCCGCCCGCTGCTCGGCATCATAACGCGTGACCAGCTCGCGGTAATGTCCCTGCGGGAAACACCCCTGCGCTTGTTGCTTGCCGTCCATTTTCACCGCCCCTTTTCGGTTGCAAGCCTGCTTTTCAGTCAGATGCATGGCGACTGGTGCGACCTAGTATCACTGCCCCAAAACGAAAAAACAAGCGGCCCCGTTTTTGCATTGCGTAACAGCATTTGCTTCCGCGGCCTTCCGGCGGCGTACATAAACGTAATTCTTCCAGATATCTCTGGTCATGGCCGAAATGCCACAATCCAGACAAGAACCCTCAACTGAATCGCCGCATCGCCACGGCCGCGTTGTGACCGCCGAAGGCAAAGGATTGTGTTAAACCCACCTGTGGATCGAAGCGTTCAACGCGGCGCACGAAGTTGAGATCGAGCAAGGGTGTGTCAAGGTTTTTGCAGATGTGCGTCTTGCCATCACGCAGGGTCAACGCCGTGACCAGCGCCTCGAATGCCCCGCTGGCGCCAATGGTATGCCCCAGGATCGACTTGGTTGAATTGACGCGCACCGATTTTCCGAACACGCGCTCGATGACGCCAGCCTCGATTTCGTCGTTGTTCCGGGTACCGGTACCGTGGGCATTCACGTAATCGACGACGTCGGGTGACACACCGGCATCCGACAGTGTGGAGCGAATCATGCGTTCGATTTGTTTTCCTCCGGGCGCAAGACTCATCATGGAATGGGCGTCAAAAGTCTCGGAGAAGCCGATTACTTCCGCCATGATTGGCGCACCACGTCGTTGGGCGTGCTCCAGTTCTTCGAGCACCAGCGACGCCGCTCCGCCCTGGCTGAACAGGAACCCCGAACGTTTTTCGTCAAATGGCCGGTTTGCGGTTTGTGGATCGGCGAATTCGCGTACCAGGGTCCCCGAGACGTCGAAACTCCGGAAGATATGGCCATGTTCATCGGCGAAATATTCACAGCCTCCGCTGACAGCGACATCGACGCGACCGTCTCTTACCGCCCGGAAAGCATTGCCTACAGCCACGGTGCCCGAGGCGCAGGCGAGGCAACAGGTTTGATTCGGTCCCGTCAGGCTGTATTTGATCCCGATCGCCGCGGCGGGCGCGTTCGGCATCACCATGGACACCTCGAAGGGATTGAAGCGCGTTCCGTGGGTCATCTGCGCGATTACACCATCCAGTACAGTATGGTCCTCCATGCCTTTGTGTTCATCGGTATAGGCTGCTAAAGCAGCGCGTGACTTGCGGAACAGATGATGTGTGTGATTCTGCAGGAAGGTGATCGCCCCACCGAGCCCGGTGCCAAAAAAGACGCCGGTCCGTGCGCTGTCGGCTCCGGACAATACGAAATTGCGTGAACGTTCGCCGGCCGGCACAAGGGAAAATCCGGCGCGTCCGATAGCCTCGCGTGCAGCACCGAGGGCGAGCATGGCTACCGGGTCGAGCTGTAACCGTTCGGCACGTGCTACACCCAGGGACTCTGGATCAAGCTCAGGCAGCGGCGCCCAAATACGAGAATGCAGTTCGGAGTGATATGGCCAGCTTGCCGGAACAGGCACAACCGCCGATGCTCCACTCAGGCACCGGGACCAGAACACGTCCACGTCACTGCCAAGGGAGCTGACGACGCCGGCCCCCGTGATCACTACCCGCCGGTTCATGCGGAAGCGGTTTCTTGGAGTTTCCTGTCTATGAAGGAGACGATGTCCTTGACGGTGACAAGCCCCGTCACCTCTTCCGGTGGCAGGCTGTGTTCAAACTCGTCTTCCAGGGCAATGAACAACGTCATTTGCTGGAGGGAGTCCAGCTGTAGGTCGTCACGGAGCGATAATTCCGGCTGAATTTCGGTTTCTTTCCGATTCAATACTTCAGAAAAAACCTTGAATACTCGCTGCTGCACATTGACGTTCATAGATATATCACCCGAGCGGTTTTAAAATGAATGAAAATCCTGATGCTCCAGCACCGTCCATGGTGTCCGTAATTTTAAATTGTGGCCGGCGCACTATGCACCTTGATGCGCCAATCCGCCCGGCGGTTCAGCTCGTCGTCATGGACAGAAAGCCGGAGGCTTGCCGGCAGCGGCGCATAATCGATGTCGTAGGCTTGTTGGCGCAGGGCGGAATAATCAGTCATGCTGTCTATTTTCAGCCTGTCGTAGCCTCCGGCCATGGGGTGTCTGCGCAGGCCTGCCGTGTAGCGGCAGAACGTGGCGAAACGCAGGTCGTCGTCAGGCAGATTCTTGTCTTTCAGCAGGAAACCGTAGTAGTTGACGTAGCTGTGGTACAACAGGTCTTCCAGCTGTTTGCGCGGCAGTTTCGGGTGTGACCACGTATAGCAACTTCCATCGAACCGGTCGAGGTTTTTTTCCGCGATCATGCCGGTCGCCAGGAAATCGTCGTATTGTTCGGTACCGGGAATGGGGGTGAGAATATAAAAGGACACAACTCTCGGGCGCAGTGTTTTCAGCACATCAACGTGATGCCGGATCTCCTCCTCGTCGTCTTCAGGAAATCCGATGATGTTGGAAAAATGCGGGCGGATGCCGGCTATGTTGCACAGCCGGACGATTTCAGCATAACTTTTCGGATGGTTATGGTGTTTACCTGCCGCCTTGAGTGTTTTGCGGTTGAAGGACTCGACACCCACGAACATCTCGTAACAACGCGCGCGGCCGAGCAACTCCACCAGTTCCGGATCTTTTGCGATCTGGGTGTCACACTGGCAATAGAATGGCAGATCGATATTTTCTTCAATCATGGCTCTCAACAATTCCCGTACCTGCGGGAATTTGTTGAAGTTGTCCGACACGAACTTGATGATCTTCACGCCGGCATGTTTTGCCCGCCGCAGGCTTTCGAGGGTGCTCTCGATGTCGGGATTTCGCACTTGCCTGCCCGAGATCTTGATGACAGAGCAGAAATTACAACGGTATGGACAACCCCGCACAGGATAAAGCCCCAATACCGGAGCTCCATACCTTGCCAGATCAGCCTGGCTCGGAGGATTGATCACGATGTTCGGCAGCTCGTCCGCCCAGCGTCGGCCAGCGCCATACACGGGTTGCAATTCCCCCGCCACGGCATCTTCCAGAATTTCCTGCCAGATCAGCTCCGCCTCGGCCAAGGCAAAACTCACGCCGCGCCCCTGTAACGAAGTGGTATCACAGGTCATGGGATGCGGTCCGCCGATGACGCAATGACGCACGCCGTGGTGACGGGCGTAAGCCGCCAAGTCGAGTGCGCGGTGAAACTGGTGGGACTGGACGCCGACCAGCGCCAGCAGGGTGATCACATCCGGGTCATGGTGCAGCCAGCGCAGGTAACTCAAATCCTGCCACACATACTCATCCACGGTGATAACTTCGATCGCTGCCTTGCCGACGCGCCCGGGGGTCAGGCTGGCGATGTGCCACAAAGTGGCATTGGGCATGTAGCCCTTTTTGAAGCGCTCGACGGATCCATCCACGCTGTACTTGCTGGGCTTGATCAACACCACTCGAAGCTGCGCCATGGTACTCCCTGTTGTAAGTATCTGGTCCTGCCTCCCGGGCCTCCCCAAGCCCAGACGAACTCTAGCCATCCAATGGCGTTACAACTCTGATCCGTGTCAATTTTTTCGCTTCGAGTCCTCAGATAATGCTCGACTCTTCCTTGAGTTGCAAGAAAGAAAGCGCCGGAGCCATGAATCGGAGGCGCTGGCCGGAGCCCCGAGTTGCCTGGCCGACAAACCTTGGTAAATGAATGGAAATAAAAAATGCAAAAAAGATCGCTATTTCGGCTTGATAGCTTTCGTCCAGCCCTCCGCCGCGCAAAAGAAAGGGTTGTTGGAGACAGGTTCCAGCCGAGACTCAGTACCGGGAGATGTT
The DNA window shown above is from Sulfuricaulis limicola and carries:
- a CDS encoding crotonase/enoyl-CoA hydratase family protein yields the protein MHLTEKQACNRKGAVKMDGKQQAQGCFPQGHYRELVTRYDAEQRAAWCYMRPASRPCYTPELISELEHFHRSIEQCVRHETEHGKRSGLRFLVVASRIPGVFSLGGDLALFLTLIRAGDREGLFRYAKACIDLLHVGYHLPITTISLVQGDAFGGGFEGALTSRVLIAERRAQMGLPEILFNLFPGMGAYSLLARKLDPARAERMILSGRMYSAEELYEMGVVDVLAENDQGEEAVYAYMKKYNRAHIGHEAVHKVRRTYHPISYDELMRIVTIWVDSALQLGERDLRVMERIARTQEKLAILRPVVEEQQLA
- a CDS encoding beta-ketoacyl-[acyl-carrier-protein] synthase family protein, which codes for MNRRVVITGAGVVSSLGSDVDVFWSRCLSGASAVVPVPASWPYHSELHSRIWAPLPELDPESLGVARAERLQLDPVAMLALGAAREAIGRAGFSLVPAGERSRNFVLSGADSARTGVFFGTGLGGAITFLQNHTHHLFRKSRAALAAYTDEHKGMEDHTVLDGVIAQMTHGTRFNPFEVSMVMPNAPAAAIGIKYSLTGPNQTCCLACASGTVAVGNAFRAVRDGRVDVAVSGGCEYFADEHGHIFRSFDVSGTLVREFADPQTANRPFDEKRSGFLFSQGGAASLVLEELEHAQRRGAPIMAEVIGFSETFDAHSMMSLAPGGKQIERMIRSTLSDAGVSPDVVDYVNAHGTGTRNNDEIEAGVIERVFGKSVRVNSTKSILGHTIGASGAFEALVTALTLRDGKTHICKNLDTPLLDLNFVRRVERFDPQVGLTQSFAFGGHNAAVAMRRFS
- a CDS encoding B12-binding domain-containing radical SAM protein, yielding MAQLRVVLIKPSKYSVDGSVERFKKGYMPNATLWHIASLTPGRVGKAAIEVITVDEYVWQDLSYLRWLHHDPDVITLLALVGVQSHQFHRALDLAAYARHHGVRHCVIGGPHPMTCDTTSLQGRGVSFALAEAELIWQEILEDAVAGELQPVYGAGRRWADELPNIVINPPSQADLARYGAPVLGLYPVRGCPYRCNFCSVIKISGRQVRNPDIESTLESLRRAKHAGVKIIKFVSDNFNKFPQVRELLRAMIEENIDLPFYCQCDTQIAKDPELVELLGRARCYEMFVGVESFNRKTLKAAGKHHNHPKSYAEIVRLCNIAGIRPHFSNIIGFPEDDEEEIRHHVDVLKTLRPRVVSFYILTPIPGTEQYDDFLATGMIAEKNLDRFDGSCYTWSHPKLPRKQLEDLLYHSYVNYYGFLLKDKNLPDDDLRFATFCRYTAGLRRHPMAGGYDRLKIDSMTDYSALRQQAYDIDYAPLPASLRLSVHDDELNRRADWRIKVHSAPATI
- a CDS encoding acyl carrier protein, coding for MNVNVQQRVFKVFSEVLNRKETEIQPELSLRDDLQLDSLQQMTLFIALEDEFEHSLPPEEVTGLVTVKDIVSFIDRKLQETASA